In Mytilus edulis chromosome 4, xbMytEdul2.2, whole genome shotgun sequence, the following proteins share a genomic window:
- the LOC139519940 gene encoding uncharacterized protein has translation MGKTVRMSQRPSKSPYAAKKRLRSSAQQSDEVIYQRVQPRDVPAQLGNGSSNVAGQPTSTQVSAQMTPELRNEVIQTVNALVHSPATVTSPDSINESQQLNTDESSSQQELNSIWVVGSSIVKHAFIEAKRSFDGCSLGLHRKSYRVWWQGKGGMKWGELVPRIKFLLQIESPPKILVIHCGGNSIGAISLFDFRETLRSDIMKLHEMLPQTKIVWSQILPRFKWRYGKNQQAMNIAATRINNFAAWLCIQLGGCYIKYPEISYNNPGMFTSDGVHLSDLGNCFFLFHLQAYLMNMVI, from the exons ATGGGGAAGACAGTGCGTATGTCGCAAAGGCCTTCTAAAAGTCCGTACGCAGCCAAGAAAAGGTTAAGGTCATCAGCACAGCAGTCCGACGAGGTTATATACCAAAGAGTACAGCCAAGGGATGTACCGGCACAGTTGGGAAACGGATCTAGTAATGTCGCTGGACAGCCTACTTCCACGCAAGTTTCAGCTCAGATGACTCCAGAACTTAGGAATGAAGTTATTCAGACTGTCAATGCCCTTGTTCACTCACCAGCTACTGTTACATCCCCTGATTCAATCAATGAAAGTCAACAATTGAATACAG ATGAATCTTCAAGTCAACAAGAACTCAATTCAATTTGGGTTGTTGGGTCTTCGATTGTAAAACATGCGTTTATAGAAGCGAAAAGATCATTTGATGGCTGTAGTTTAGGACTACATAGAAAAAGTTACAGGGTATGGTGGCAAGGTAAAGGTGGCATGAAATGGGGGGAGCTTGTACCAAGAATAAAATTTCTTCTGCAAATTGAATCCCCTCCTAAAATTTTAGTTATACATTGTGGTGGTAACAGTATAGGGGCTATATCACTCTTTGATTTTAGAGAAACCTTGAGGTCTGATATTATGAAATTACACGAAATGCTTCCACAAACAAAAATTGTGTGGTCCCAGATTCTCCCGCGTTTTAAGTGGAGATATGGTAAAAACCAACAAGCAATGAATATAGCAGCCACAAGAATTAATAACTTTGCCGCTTGGCTATGTATACAATTGGGAGGGTGTTACATAAAATACCCGGAAATATCATATAACAATCCCGGAATGTTCACATCTGACGGCGTTCATTTATCTGAtttgggaaattgttttttcttatttcatttacaGGCTTATTTAATGAATATGGTCATTTAA